From the genome of Azospirillum fermentarium:
ACGCGCAGCTTTCGGCCATCGGCGCCCCCGTCACCCTGCTGGACGAGCGGGAGACGGAAGCGCGCACCGGCAGCCGTGCCTTTTACGGTGCCCTGCACGACGCCCGCGCCGGCACCATCCAGCCGCTGGCCTATGCCCGCGGGCTGGCGGCGGCGGCCCTGGCGGCGGGGGCGCGCATCCACACCGGCACCATGGTGACCGGGCTGGAGCGGGGGGCCGGCGGCTGGACCGTCGCCACCGCCCGCGGCACGGTCACCGCCGACACGGTGATCCTGGCGACCAACGCCTACACGGGTGCCCTGGCGCCCGGCCTGTCGCGGACGGTCACACCGGTGCATTACTTCCAGTGCGCCACCGAACCCCTGCCCGAACGGACGCTGGCGGAGATCCTGCCGCGGCGCGAGGGCACGTGGGACACCGGCATGGTGATGGCGTCGTTCCGGCTGGACCGGGCGGGGCGGCTGATCGTCGGGTCCATCGGACGGCTGGACCACGCGGGTGCGGTGGCCCACCGGACGTGGGCGGAGCGGGTGATGCACCGCGCCTTCCCCCAGACCCGCGGGCTGGCGCTGGACGGCGGGTGGTTCGGGCGCATCGGCATGACCGCGGACCACATCCCCCGCTTCCACGAGCCCGAACCGGGGCTGCTGGCGGTCATCGGCTACAACGGACGCGGCGTCGGGCCGGGCACGGTGTTCGGCAAGGCGCTGGCCGCCTTCGCCCGCAGCCGCGACGCCGCCGACATGCCGCTTCCCCGCACCAGCCCCCACGACTGGCCGTGGCGCCCGGTGCGTGCGGCGTTCTGGGAAGCCGGGGCGGTGGCGTGGCACACGGTGGACTGACGTCCGGCCCTCACCCAACCCTCTCCCCGGCGGGGAGAGGGCCGGCAGGCCGCCTCTTGCGGCCCTGCCCCGCCATCCGACGCACGGCGTTGACCAGCGGCATCTCGATCAGGCGGTAGACCGCCACCGCCGCCACGACACCCGCCACGCAGACCACGGCGGCAAAGGCGATGTCCCATCCCCCGCCCATGGGCAGGCCCGCCGCCTTCCACGCCACGCGCAGGACACCCAGCGTGAACAGGTGCGACAGGTACAGCGCATAGGAGGCATCGCCGATCAGCCGCAGCACCGGCACCACCGGCATCCGCCCACGGTTTTCCAGGCACAGCACGCCGGCCACCAGCAGCACCGCCGGCAGCCCCCACGCCGCCAGCCGCGCCGGGCCGGACACCGCGTAATCCTCCATGAACAGGGTGGTCAGCAACGGGATCAGCACGGGGAACGCCAGCACCCCACCCCATCCCAGCACCACCGAGCGCAGCCACCCGGCCCGGTACGCCACCCCCAGCAGCATCCCCGCCACGAATTCCAGCATCAGCGGGTCGGTGTAGGTCACCCACACCGCACTTTCGGGGCGCACCGCCAGCCCCAGCAGCACCAGCCCCCCGATCACCGCCGGCACCGCCACCAGCCGCACCGCCGCGGTGCAGCCCACGAACAGGGCGAACACCCCATAAAAGAACATCTCGAACTGCAGCGACCATCCCGGCACCAGCACCGGAAACACCATCCCCGGAAACGCCGGATGGAAATCGGGGATGAAGAGGAACGAGGCCAGGATGTGCCCCCCGTCGGTGGAGCGGTTGTGCAGCGCCTGCGGCAGAACCAGCCCGGCCACCACCGCCAGGGCCGTGAACACCCAATAGAGCGGCACGATGCGGATGATCCGCTTGATCAGGAAATCCATCGGCGAACCCCGCCCGTCGCCGGCATCGCCGCGGGCGGTGATGGTCCACATGATGAAGCCGCTGATGACGAAGAAGATGTCCACCCCCGCCACCCCCACATGCCCGAACGGCCCCAGCCCACGGAACAGCGCCGGAAACTGGTCGATGGCATGGAAGTACAGCACCATGAACGCCGCCAGCCCGCGCAGGTACTGGATGCCGGTGATGGTCTTCATCAGGGGGGCCTCATCGGTGGTGCGGTCTTGGCCGATGAGCTTGATGGTTTGTGCGGCCGGGCGGCTTTTCAAAAACTCTTCATGCCTACCCCCTTGACGGGGGTAGGCCGGCGGAAAAGGGGCGGGGCGGCCCGGAGGGGCCTACCCCCACCGGACTCACAGCACGTTGAACAGGTAGAGCAGCAGGATCACCGGCAGCGGAATCCCGATCAGCCACAAAAGCACGCCACGCATGGCCCAACCTCCCGTCTCATCAATGGTTGCCTGAGGGGATAACGCCAGGGCCGCGCGGTTGGTTGCATCCCCCGCTGGGGGTCATCCCCCTGGAAAAACTCGCCGCCCATACCCACGCTCAAGACAGGGCACTTCACCGGAACGGGCGCGAGGAGGACCGGATGACGCGGATATTGTTGCTGGGCGCGGGCAAGATCGGCAGCATGATCGCCCACCTCCTCCATTCCAGCGGCGACTACACCATCACCGTCGCCGACCACGCCGCCGCCAGCCTGTCCCACGTGGCGGACAACGAGGCGGAACGGATGGTGCTGGACGTGTCCGACCCGGCGGCGCTGCGGCGGGCCATCCCCGGCCATGCCATGGTGGTCTCGGCCCTGCCCTTCTACCTCAACGCCGCGGTGGCGGAAGCCGCGCGGGACGCGGGCGCCCATTACTTCGACCTGACCGAGGACGTCGCCACCACCCGCCGCGTGCGCGCGGTGGCGGATGGGGCCGGCACCGCCTTCGTCCCCCAATGCGGGCTGGCGCCGGGGTTCGTGTCCATCGCGGCGCACGATCTGGCGAAACGGTTCGACAGTCTGCGCGACGTGCAGATGCGGGTGGGGGCGCTGCCCATCTTCCCCACCAACGCGCTGAAATACAACCTGACCTGGAGTACAGACGGGCTGATCAACGAATATTGCAACCTGTGCGAGGCGATCCACGAAGGAGAGGTCCACGAGGTGCTGCCGCTCCAGGGGCTGGAGCGTTTCTCCCTGGACGGGGTGGAGTACGAGGCGTTCAACACGTCGGGCGGGCTGGGCACCCTGTGCGACACGCTGGCGGGGCGGGTGCGCACGCTGAACTACAAGACCGTGCGCTACCCCGGCCACCGCGACGCCATCAAGTTCCTCGCCCAGGATCTGCGGCTGGCGGAGCGACGCGACCTGTTCAAGGACGTGCTGGAAACCGCCGTGCCCATGACCAAGCAGGACGTGGTGCTGGTGTTCGTCACCGTCAGCGGCCACCAGGACGGGCGGCTGATGCAGGAAAGCGTCGCCCGCAAGATCTACAACGCCACCATCGCCGGCGTGCCGTGGAGCGCCATCCAGATCACCACGGCGGCGGGCATCTGCGCCATGATCGACCTTTTGCGGGACGGACGGCTGCCCCAGCGGGGCTTCGTGCGGCAGGAGGATGCAAACCTGAGCGATTTTCTGACGAACCGCTTCGGCCGCCACTATGCCGAGGCA
Proteins encoded in this window:
- a CDS encoding NAD(P)/FAD-dependent oxidoreductase, which translates into the protein MGGTSLTHGLWGRTAPAAPATKPLDGSTRADVAIIGAGFTGLSAALHLAEAGTDAVVLEAEEPGFGGSGRNVGLVNAGLWLPPADIAAAVGVETGQRLNAALGASPALVFSLIERFGIDCEAVRNGTLHLAHAPAGFADLARRHAQLSAIGAPVTLLDERETEARTGSRAFYGALHDARAGTIQPLAYARGLAAAALAAGARIHTGTMVTGLERGAGGWTVATARGTVTADTVILATNAYTGALAPGLSRTVTPVHYFQCATEPLPERTLAEILPRREGTWDTGMVMASFRLDRAGRLIVGSIGRLDHAGAVAHRTWAERVMHRAFPQTRGLALDGGWFGRIGMTADHIPRFHEPEPGLLAVIGYNGRGVGPGTVFGKALAAFARSRDAADMPLPRTSPHDWPWRPVRAAFWEAGAVAWHTVD
- a CDS encoding acyltransferase family protein, with the translated sequence MKTITGIQYLRGLAAFMVLYFHAIDQFPALFRGLGPFGHVGVAGVDIFFVISGFIMWTITARGDAGDGRGSPMDFLIKRIIRIVPLYWVFTALAVVAGLVLPQALHNRSTDGGHILASFLFIPDFHPAFPGMVFPVLVPGWSLQFEMFFYGVFALFVGCTAAVRLVAVPAVIGGLVLLGLAVRPESAVWVTYTDPLMLEFVAGMLLGVAYRAGWLRSVVLGWGGVLAFPVLIPLLTTLFMEDYAVSGPARLAAWGLPAVLLVAGVLCLENRGRMPVVPVLRLIGDASYALYLSHLFTLGVLRVAWKAAGLPMGGGWDIAFAAVVCVAGVVAAVAVYRLIEMPLVNAVRRMAGQGRKRRPAGPLPAGERVG
- a CDS encoding saccharopine dehydrogenase family protein, translated to MTRILLLGAGKIGSMIAHLLHSSGDYTITVADHAAASLSHVADNEAERMVLDVSDPAALRRAIPGHAMVVSALPFYLNAAVAEAARDAGAHYFDLTEDVATTRRVRAVADGAGTAFVPQCGLAPGFVSIAAHDLAKRFDSLRDVQMRVGALPIFPTNALKYNLTWSTDGLINEYCNLCEAIHEGEVHEVLPLQGLERFSLDGVEYEAFNTSGGLGTLCDTLAGRVRTLNYKTVRYPGHRDAIKFLAQDLRLAERRDLFKDVLETAVPMTKQDVVLVFVTVSGHQDGRLMQESVARKIYNATIAGVPWSAIQITTAAGICAMIDLLRDGRLPQRGFVRQEDANLSDFLTNRFGRHYAEA